CTTTTGCTGGTATATTTGTACATATTTAGGAGCCATCTTTGTTAATTTAAGAAACTAGATTTTCTGTTGGGTCTTTTAAGTGATCAATTTATATTATACTTGTTCTTGGAAGTTGGGAACTTGCTTCAGCTCTGAAAGAAGCAAAGCCAAAATTCGACTCAGCTGGTGTGAAATTAATTGCTGTTGGGGTTGGTACTCCTGATAGAGCTCGTATCCTTGCCGAGCGGGTACttatattttttccatttccattactttcttttttctttccattactTGAGTTCTTCATAGTCTATTCGACAATCTAACTTATGAAAGCTTTAAATGGGAGACCATGAATTTTGAGTCTAACTTGTTTGCTCAATTAGCTGTTTGTAGCAGTTCGTGCTTAATCTTTTCGTCAGGGTTTCCCTTAATCGTTTATGTTACATAATTTGGAAATAAGTTGTCAACTTTCAAGGCTTTAACATCTAAAGAAGCTTTGATAGAATAGTTTAACCTATGGTTATCGGACTATTCAGTTTTCCTACACCATCCATATTTGGATATAGATGTGAGGTATGATCCTTCGAATATATGAAAAAGCTTAGAAAAATTTGGTGAACTTGTGCCGGATCCCATATCCGATACTTACCTTTGAGTCTAAGTAACATAGAGTTTAAACACTTGAAATgtcttttcatctttcttattCTCATATGATTAATCAGATAGGTTGTTACTAAAAATGTAACAATTGCATCTTTTGAGTAGATACGAATGTGTGAATCTTCTTTCTTATGCAAATGTGTGAATCTTCTTTCTTACTAAAAACTTGGCACTCTCGGTCATCCGTGAATTTCTGCATCTGCCCATGTCCTTTTTAACAATTGCATTCATGGAATTTGCAGGTACCATTTCCAATGGACTCCCTATATGCTGATCCTGAACGTAAGGTAATATGTTGCTGGTTTTACATCTTGAGTTTGAGTATTGGGTGCGCATATGTGTCTGACATAGATATGttcaatatttatcaagatttccatgtatttggagggtcTTTGGAGGATAATACCCTTATACCAGTGTCTAGATATGTTTCGGAGATGTGTGTAAAACACAGGACACTCATAGATATGTTTTACTTATTAATCATGCTCATTTAGTTGAATTTCCCTCTTTTTGTGATTGCAAGTGTTGaacatttcttcaatttcaggCATATGATGTTCTGGGTTTATACTATGGTCTTGGGCGCACATTTTTCAATCCGGCCAGTGTAAATTCCATTCTCAGCTTATAAGGAGTTACTTTTGTTGTTCATCGAGAGAGGATGTCTCATTAATTGATTCgtaaaaaatttcatatgtatGTACAGGCGAAGGTGTTCTCAAGACTTGACAAAGTGAAGAAAGCTATGGAAAACTATACCATCAAAGCAACTCCAGATGATACAAGCAGTGTCTTACAACAGGTTTTGAGAATTTGCATCAACATTCTTCGTAATTGGTGTTTCAGTTAAGATTAACCAGCTGATCATTCAGGTTTGATTTGGTTCTTTTATCAGGGAGGGATGTTCGTATTCAAAGGTAAACAATTGTTGTACGCACGAAAAGACGAAGGGACCGGAGATCATGCTCCCCTAGATGATATCTTTGATGTTTGCTGCAAAACCCCTGTTGCATGAAGTGTTCCCTATGCTGTATATTCTTCGATCGTTCTAGGCAAGCCGGCTTCTGATATCGGTATATGCTGCAAATTCTGGGTTACCGTTCCGAACACATCTTATTTGTAATCCAGGCTGCAAATTATTGCCTTCAATAATGTTGGAAATCCTACCTGGGATAGTTTGATATATGCAGTTTCTCATGTAAAGCATGTTATGATAGGAGAAAGAAAATCTATGAAAAccttgatcaaattaaagttcaatttaTGCTATCAAGTGATAAAGTTTAGGGGCTGAAACatattaatttgttttcataAGGTTTTGCATATGAACTTAGAGACAAGTATGTTTAATTTATCACGCACAAATGTTATATTTGGGCTTTTCTCGTATATGTGTGAGTTTAAGTTTCACCATATAAATTACGCACTAGTAATTGAGCTTGTAAAATCCTTTAAAAAACTAAGGGTCagttaaattacaaaataataagttaaaatatatagttaGTCTttgtaatttgaaaaatttaagatttaatttatgtatttaaagagataaatattatgttttttatttatttaaaattttagtctagTCAATTTGAAGTTTGGATTAGACTAGtatgattgaaaaaaataaacatgataaattgaCAAGTTTTGACAAAAAGTACGAACAATGATAATgattgaactaaaatttttattattgaaaaattaggaggattgaattttaacttttaaagataaggactaaatctcCAATTCTATACAAGTGCAGGGACCAACAGCATATAATAACAACAATGCAATTTCAGATAAGGCTTATGAGTTATGGGCCAGGCTAGGTCTATTTTAGGGCCATTTATGCTTTGGCAAACCAGCACTATGATTTAGGCCGTTGATTAAGTTTTCAGTTGGGCTTCCCGTAAGATTTCAAGAGATGAGATGGGAGGAATCCTTGATTTTTGGATCTGAATtgcattataattttttaatggttGCGTTATGTGGAAAGAAAAAAGGTGTTGAAGATAAACTCTTATATATGTTAAAAGACAAAGATAAAAGGCCTATATGCATATAAGCTAACAAGCTAAGAAGCTCTAATTTTGCCGGCCAATTTGCTTTGAGCAAGCATATGCGTTAAGGCATATTCTTCATCTAGATTTatgaaataaacaagaaaagCAAAGCCTTGTCGTATCCGACATTCTGCCTCACCAACAATCTTTTATAAATGaaacattcttaatataatcAAAGAAGAATATGAACACGACCTAAAATGCATGAGCCAAAGGTTGTTCTAGTCACCGGTTGTGCAAAAGGTGGCATCGGATATGAGTATTGCCGGGCATTTGCTGAGCAGGATTGCCGGGTCATTGCCTCCGATATCCCTCGACGCAAGGATGACATGCTAGATTTCGGTTCTGATAAAATCGAAATGGAAGAGCTTGATGTTTCATCAGACGAGAGCGTATCATCAGTTGTGAACGGCATTATATCCAAGTACGGTCACATTGATGTGCTTGTAAATAATGCTGGTATAGGAAGCACCGGACCGTTAGCCGAGCTTCCGTTAGATGCAATCAGGAAAGCTTGGGAAATCAATGCATTGGGGCAGCTAAGAATGGTGCAACAAGTTGTGCCTCACATGGCGTCGAGGCGTCGGGGAGTTATAGTTAATGTAGGGAGCATCGTTGGGAAGGTGCCGACACCATGGGCGGGGTCATATTGTTCTAGCAAGGCTACAGTCCATGCCATGACCAACACTTTGCGAGTTGAATTAAGGCCCTTTGGCATCGATACGGTGCTTGTGATGCCTGGTTCTGTGAGGTCGAATTTCGGAAACTCTAGCCTCGAGAGGCTGGGAAACCATGATTGGAAACTTTATAAGGAATTCAAGAAGGCGATTGCTGAGCGGGCCAGGGCTTCGCAAGGTTCAAAGGCAACGGATGCAACTATGTTCGCTAGGCATGTGGTGAAGAAGGTTTTGAGTCCTAAACCACCAAAGCAGATAGTGTTCGGTCACATGACTGGCTTGTTTGCTGTTCTTTCATTGTCCCCGCTTTGGGTTAGAGATATGTTTTTTCGAACTCGtttcaatttaaataagaaagtgtaattaattataattgcTTGAACATAAATATCGGATACAAATATATGtctgatatatatatttttaagaaaaaatatccaacacaaatacttaaaaaaaatgtacTAATGAagttaatgataattaattactGGTATCGCTATGTTTATGAATCACTGGTATCtatgaaattgcataaaatgtacAGACTTTCCTTTTAATAGTGAAATTAAGGAATTGCAAATTTTgatattcaattttcaaaactttgaaaaacaaaaaattttaacaaaattattctCAAGTCTAAGTAATATaacttatatgtatatacttaaTGGAATTTCATTTCAACCTTTTAAAGGTTTTACGGGCACGCCATTGAAACGCCTCTCATGGTTTCTTTTGCAAACTGATGGGAGATTTAAACACCTCATTTGCTatttatatcaatatatttatcTTCTTAATCTAGTTCATGAATATGCCATAATCTACTTGTTTATGGCGTCACATTTCAACAAAatcttatataatttttaaacttttgttacataaaaatttcaccGACATTATAGGtgtatcataatttaatatctatctATATTTGTATTAACTACTTCATTACATTAGTGTCACGAGTTAACATAATTCAATTGAGATATTAGTAAACACActtttttctatatttaaattAACCCATATATCAATGTCACGGGTCACCGGACAACAACTAAGTTGAGATATTAGTAAAATGtcttttatatacaaaataacaaatattaatataaggACGTTTAGAGTTTAGAGttgttttatcttttcattttaataaaaataatatcataacgGATTTGAACTTAGGACACATACATATCAAACTTTTAGTTTGTCATTTCAATCAAAacatcatttgatttttatatgatttttaataaatatatttgtgacATAAACATACCTGATGtgagtaaaattattatgtaaaaagtttatagaaaataaaatttaattgaaatgtgaaattttgaatcTCGTCctggttaaaataaatttatattaaaatttattagatatttaattaattttaaattaaaatagtgcctgataataaaaatttaatagtgtGTATGTATATAATCACTGACTGCTCCCCATTACTTGAAAACCATTTGTGAATTTTGCTAATATATGGACAAAATCAATGTTGTATGAAATGAGGCACTTGGTCAAATAAAAGTCAATGTGGGTGTAAGTAGGCTGTTATATTGGTTGTTGCATGATtaaaaattcacttttattagctcttaaaattttttggaaGGATGGAtcaattttggtttgattaaagtgaattttcttttaaaatttggaattaattatgatcaataaaccaaataaataagatgattttgaatttcaatctattcaattaaaagtttggtaatataatgaatatttttagaggaaatttattaattctcatataattttaagaaaaaaaacaaacatcCGTTGTACACGTTGAAGGATAAGCTCCATTAACACAACAAAAGTTTCGACTTCAAAgatcaatagaacattatggCACGTTTGACAATTGACGTGTCACAACTCAAGTATAACATATCGGGAGTGATTGCAAACACATAatacaataagaaaacaattCAAATGGTCCAAAGCGGGGGCATAAATCGACAAAAGAATCGAGCATCCACCAAACTAGAGGACGATGACAAAACCAACACTAAAATTACTTGCAAAAGCAAGACTACATGCATAGGCAAGAGTAAAAGAGTACTACAAGAGtagacaaaaacttctaaaagtgaaacttattaaataataaaaaacaaacaaaaatataaaacttaacaaCACGAGTCCAAACCGActcatgaaataatttattattcgaAATACTCTCAAAAGCGAAAGCAGTTAAGAAATCAACGAAAAGTTACCcactttctaaaaaaaatagtcGGTGGTGTTTTAATGATGATAGACCCGTCAtcatttattataacttgtgaAATACTCAAAAAGTAAATTTGTAAACTAAAAGAGAAGATATTTGAAgtgaatgaaaaaagaaaaagaaaggggtTGATAAAGAGGAGAAAAAGTGGGTGGTAGCTAGGCTTGAGGCTATCACCGCgactaaaccaaaaataaataaataaagacaatCAAACCACTTAGAGAGAAAAagttttaggtttttaaaaaagtttataatgaatatttttttaatttaattataatagtatatctattattttaaaataataaaatgtaatatttaaaagagtCCGAAAATTTCAAAGCAGCGGCTAGATGAAGGACACGTTGAACATGAGGGTTGGGAATAATTTGGATAAGAAgagaaattgtttttaatttttgggattTCTGTAACCTTTTCATATCtcatttatataaaaagaaagtagatgaaaatggaaatgtgtggtagaaacaattatttttctctttatattcaatatattattatataaaataaaagctaaTGGGTGCAGGCGGACGCTTCTGTCCCTTAATTCGTTATTAGACTTTTTACaatattctataaaaaaatagtaaatagattatcttctaaaattttataatataattatcttttattgttatgcccaaaataaaataattagctTATCTGCTGTTTGGTAAATACATAAAAACCTGTCATTTATTAGTTCTCTATTTCTATCTCCAATCAGTATAGTCAAATGCGGCcctattttaaaactttggtgCCTTCTGCATGTCTATATATATCTCCATTTGCAGCAGACCTCACCAATTACTTACACTTCTTCCCTCTCGttctctatttttgtttttcttttggctACTATTGACCTAAACAGGAGCTTATATTAGAGctttttaattccttttttcTATAGCTCAAAGAGGCCAAAAATGGGGTTATTGTCACGGAAAGCCACTTGTAACACTCATGGGCAAGATTCTTCTTACTTTCTAGGATGGCAGGAATATGAGAAAAACCCCTACAATGAAGTCAACAACCCTAATGGTATTATCCAGATGGGTCTTGCAGAAAATCAGGTAAcgagattttctttttcttttctttttttaaactGAGTTTGATATCTCAAATCTTAATGGATTCTTTTTGTAGCTCTGCTTGGATCTTCTTGAACCATGGCTGATGAAAACCCGGACGCACTGGGTTTGAAGAGATGGAATATCCATATTCAAAGAGCTTGCTCTTTTCCAAGATTATAATGGCTTCCCTGCATTTAAAAGGGTAAGCTtagctaattaaaaaaaatatcccATAAACATATTAGAAGATAATATTTGGgttattgatgattttgatgaaCAGGCATTGGTTGATTTCATGGGTGAAATCCGAGGAAACAAAGTAAGTTTTGACCCAGATCATGTAGTTCTCACTGCTGGTGCAACCTCCGCCAATGAAACTCTCATGTTTTGTCTCGCTGATCAAGGCGACGCTTTTCTTCTTCCTACGCCATATTACCCAGGGTATatcttttgctttctttataccttattttatgcatgcatgaaaaCATACGTCATTCACTCATACATTCATCATTTTCTCCCCCCTTAATAGTTTTGATAGAGATCTGAGGTGGCGAACTGGGGTTGAAATCGTACCCATACATTGTACGAGTTCTAATGGCTTCAAAGTCACTTTACCCGCCATTATATTTGTGACATAAACATACCTGATGTgagtaaaaattattatgtaaaaagtttatagaaaataaaatttaattgaaatgtgaaattttgaatcTCGTCctggttaaaataaatttatattaaaatttattagatatttaattaattttaaattaaaatagtgcctgataataaaaaatttaatagtgtgTATGTATATAATCACTGACTGCTCCCCATTACTTGAAAACCATTTGTGAATTTTGCTAATATATGGACAAAATCAATGTTGTATGAAATGAGGCACTTGGTCAAATAAAAGTCAATGTGGGTGTAAGTAGGCTGTTATATTGGTTGTTGCATGATtaaaaattcacttttattagctcttaaaattttttggaaGGATGGAtcaattttggtttgattaaagtgaattttctttttaaaatttggaattaattatgatcaataaaccaaataaataagatgattttgaatttcaatctattcaattaaaagtttggtaatataatgaatattttttagagggaaatttattaattctcatataattttaagaaaaaaaaaaacaaacatccGTTGTACACGTTGAAGGATAAGCTCCATTAACACAACAAAAGTTTCAGCTTCagcatcaatagaacattatggCACGTTTGACAATTGACTGTGTCACAACTCAAGTATAACATATCAGGAGTGATTGCAAACACATAatacaataagaaaacaattCCAAATGGTCCAAAGCGGGGGGCATAAATCGACAAAAGAATCGAGCATCcaccaaactagagaggacgATGACAAAACCAACACTAAAATTACTTGCAAAAGCAAGACTACATGCATAGGCAAGAGTAAAAAGAGTACTACAAGAGtagacaaaaacttctaaaagtgaaacttattaaataataaaaaaacaaacaaaaaatataaaacttaacaaCACGAGTCCAAACCGActcatgaaataatttattattctgaaatactctcaaaacaGAAACAGATTAAGAAATCAACGAAAAGTTACCcactttctaaaaaaaatagtcGGTGGTGTTTTAATGATGATAGACCCCGTCATCTGTTTATTATAACTTGTGAAATACTCAAAAAGTAAATTTGTAAACTAAAAAGAGAGAAGATATTTGAagtgaatgaaaaaaagaaaaagagaaaggggGTTGATAAAGAGGAGAAAAAAGTGGGTGGTAGCTAGGCTTGAGGCTATCACCGCgactaaaccaaaaataaataaataaagacaatCAAACCACTTAGAGAGAAAAagttttaggtttttaaaaaagtttataatgaatatttttttaatttaattataatagtatatctattattttaaaataataaaatgtaatatttaaaagagtCCGAAAATTTCAAAGCAGCGGCTAGATGAAGGACACGTTGAACATGAGGGTTGGGAATAATTTGGATAAGAAgagaaattgtttttaattttgggatttCTGTAACCTTTTCATATCtcatttatataaaagaaagtagatgaaaatggaaatgtgtGGTAGAaacaattattttctctttatattcaatatattattatataaaataaaagctaaTGGGTGCAGGCGGACGCTTCTGTCCCCTTAATTCGTTATTAGACTTTTTTACaatattctataaaaaaaaatagtaaatagattatcttctaaaattttataatataattatcttttattgttatgcccaaaataaaataattagctTATCTGCTGTTTGGTAAATACATAAAAAACCTGTCATTTATTAGTTCTCTATTTCTATCTCCAATCAGTATAGTCAAATGCGGCcctattttaaaactttggtgCCTTCTGCATGTCTATATATATCTCCATTTGCAGCAGACCTCACCAATTACTTACACTTCTTCCCTCTCGttctctatttttgtttttcttttggctACTATTGACCTAAACAGGAGCTTATATTAGagcttttaattcctttttctATAGCTCAAAGAGGCCAAAATGGGGTTATTGTCACGGAAAGCCACTTGTAACACTCATGGGCAAGATTCTTCTTACTTTCTAGGATGGCAGGAATATGAGAAAAACCCCTACAATGAAGTCAACAACCCTAATGGTATTATCCAGATGGGTCTTGCAGAAAATCAGGTAAcgagattttctttttcttttctttttttaaactGAGTTTGATATCTCAAATCTTAATGGATTCTTTTTTGTAGCTCTGCTTGGATCTTCTTGAACCATGGCTGATGAAAAACCCGGACGCACTGGGTTTGAAGAGAGATGGAATATCCATATTCAAAGAGCTTGCTCTTTTCCAAGATTATAATGGCTTCCCTGCATTTAAAAGGGTAAGCTtagctaattaaaaaaaatatcccATAAACATATTAGAAGATAATATTTGGgttattgatgattttgatgaaCAGGCATTGGTTGATTTCATGGGTGAAATCCGAGGAAACAAAGTAAGTTTTGACCCAGATCATGTAGTTCTCACTGCTGGTGCAACCTCCGCCAATGAAACTCTCATGTTTTGTCTCGCTGATCAAGGCGACGCTTTTCTTCTTCCTACGCCATATTACCCAGGGTATatcttttgctttctttataccttattttatgcatgcatgaaaaCATACGTCATTCACTCATACATTCATCATTTTCTCCCCCCTTAATAGTTTTGATAGAGATCTGAGGTGGCGAACTGGGGTTGAAATCGTACCCATACATTGTACGAGTTCTAATGGCTTCAAAGTCACTTTACCCGCCATTGAACAAGCTTATCGACAAGCTCAGAAAAGGAAGCTGAGAGTGAAAGGGGTTTTAATCACCAACCCTTCTAACCCATTGGGGACGACAATGGCGAGAGACGAATTGGATTTACTCATCAACTTCATTGAAGACAAACAAATTCATTTAATCAGCGACGAAATTTACTCCGGCACTGTTTTCACCTATCCATCCTTCGTAAGTGTAATGGAAGTTTTAAAAGATCGAAATCTCGATCAAACTCAAGTCTGGGAAAGAGTTCATATTGTATACAGTCTTTCTAAAGATTTGGGTCTTCCTGGTTTTCGAGTTGGTGCTATTTACTCCAACGATTCCGTCGTTGTCTCCGCCGCCACTAAAATGTCCAGTTTCGGCCTTGTTTCTTCTCAAACACAATATCTACTCTCTGCCATGTTACTCGACAAGAAGTTCACGAAAGAATACATGTCCGAGAACCACAAGAGGCTTCAAAAGCAACAAAAGGACCTGGTTTCAGGCCTGGAAAAAGCCGGCATTAGGTGTTTAGACAGCAATGCCGGGCTGTTCTGTTGGGTCGACATGAGACACCTTTTGAAGTCCAACACGTTCGAAGCCGAAATGGAGCTGTGGCAGAAAATTGTTTACCAtgttaaaataaacatttcGCCTGGTTCTTCATGTCATTGCATTGAACCAGGTTGGTTTCGAGTTTGCTTCGCTAACATGTCGGAAAGCACCCTGAAACTCGCCATCCAACGGTTGAAATCCTTCGTTAGTTCCATCGGCATGAAGTCCCAAAGCCACCAAGAGTTGAAAAGCTTAAGACGGAAAGCCCGCAACAATTGGGTTTTTCGGCTTTCCTTACAGTCTTTCTATGATCGGGAACAAGACACTACAACAAAAGTTAGCTTTAGCTACCGACCACATTTCATGTCCTTGTCTAATATTGCAGCCACATTAGATGCGGCTGCATAAAATAAGAATATCCGTAACATTTTTAAATGttcttaaatttaattgaaaccATAAAAATTCTCCttgtgaataaaaaatttatacatagtcaataaaacaaattattgttaaatggtataattttaccaatttatgtatttgaatttttgatgtAATGATTCGAAGATAAATTTAttccaattttatttattataaattttgacgTAATTTACACtcaattattgatattaaaatattattaagctGAGAATATCAGACAGTACGAATATGTGCAATTATTACgaatttagaataaaatgaTCATAAAAATATCGAATTTTTAATACGAAATAAAATAGCTTAAATACAATTATGGcgtgataaaatatataaatacagtatgaaagttagataaaaattattgttcaatgaatttcatttattaagaTGTCTAATTTctctatttaaattaattcaataggGTTAAGTGTTTAAATCAGCCATAtctattatttgtaaattagattaacttacataatttaaaattcaattaatatattgttttagcaaactaaagatttttttttagataTCTACGCTTATCTGGTTAGTCAATGAAAGAGTCATGCGTTCACATTTTGgctaccatatatatatttataaattttaaagggttaattttaaaatttttaaagtggGTTGAGAACTAGCctttatagaataaaattaaattacttttatatattttcataatatttttattttttatttcgatattcatatcttattcacagatatatatttttggtgaaataaataattactagtctaaattacataaaaatattctGAAGAGAACAAAATCCCTTATCTTATTAGAATCAATAAAAGCTAAACTCACTATAAGGGGAGAATCTAAAACTTGCCAACTCCTCTTTCTTGACCAAACCAACTTATCTAAGCAGTCTGCAACTTGATTTTGCTTTCTAGGGATGTATATCAAAAGCCACTGACCTTATTGGGACAAAATGCTCTGTATCCTTCTCATCAAAGCTGAGTTcgaagaaatagaaaaacttcaTTGTATGGCTTTCACAACTTCTAAGCTATCAGATTGAATTAACACCTTATCGTAACCTCTACGTTGAATGATTTTAAGTCCATCTAGAATTACTCAAAGTTCTgcataaaaaaatgaacattTCTCTAAATATCTATTATATCCAAAAACTCAATCTCCAGTCTCATCCCGCACTATTCCCCCAACAGCTGCATTATCAGTATGTAATTGAACAGCACCATCTGTATTCAACAAAAGCCTTTTCTCACTTGCTGACTCTCCAATGTAAGTCTCACATCAGCCATTCGGATCAGCATTGATGtcagaaaaaaattgtttagcCTAGCTGCTCGAAACTTTAACTATTTCCTCCGGACTGTAGGATATTCcttgaaatataaaaaagttacgGTTCTGCCATAAACGCCAAGCAAGTATACCAAAGAGGCACGACCAATTGGCTCTTCCCTCGTGTCTCTTGGTAGTGTCCTGCATATTAGAATAGATCTAATCATGTAAACTATTCGAAAAAAAGTTCGTTCGATGACTTACCTGGATGACCTGACTCTAGATTACCTTAGCGGTTGTGCAGTCTCTAAGAATATGTAAAATATCTATTGAAGCA
This genomic window from Gossypium raimondii isolate GPD5lz chromosome 10, ASM2569854v1, whole genome shotgun sequence contains:
- the LOC105777048 gene encoding 1-aminocyclopropane-1-carboxylate synthase 9 gives rise to the protein MGLLSRKATCNTHGQDSSYFLGWQEYEKNPYNEVNNPNGIIQMGLAENQLCLDLLEPWLMKNPDALGLKRDGISIFKELALFQDYNGFPAFKRALVDFMGEIRGNKVSFDPDHVVLTAGATSANETLMFCLADQGDAFLLPTPYYPGFDRDLRWRTGVEIVPIHCTSSNGFKVTLPAIEQAYRQAQKRKLRVKGVLITNPSNPLGTTMARDELDLLINFIEDKQIHLISDEIYSGTVFTYPSFVSVMEVLKDRNLDQTQVWERVHIVYSLSKDLGLPGFRVGAIYSNDSVVVSAATKMSSFGLVSSQTQYLLSAMLLDKKFTKEYMSENHKRLQKQQKDLVSGLEKAGIRCLDSNAGLFCWVDMRHLLKSNTFEAEMELWQKIVYHVKINISPGSSCHCIEPGWFRVCFANMSESTLKLAIQRLKSFVSSIGMKSQSHQELKSLRRKARNNWVFRLSLQSFYDREQDTTTKVSFSYRPHFMSLSNIAATLDAAA
- the LOC128033884 gene encoding 1-aminocyclopropane-1-carboxylate synthase-like gives rise to the protein MGLLSRKATCNTHGQDSSYFLGWQEYEKNPYNEVNNPNGIIQMGLAENQLCLDLLEPWLMKTRTHWALVDFMGEIRGNKVSFDPDHVVLTAGATSANETLMFCLADQGDAFLLPTPYYPGFDRDLRWRTGVEIVPIHCTSSNGFKVTLPAIIFVT
- the LOC105777050 gene encoding thioredoxin-like protein AAED1, chloroplastic: MAMMTCSRIFLCYSTPRSQFPTVISSPSHFLTPKKATYKSTKHITLNANGGNSRFMARVSSSSAAEFPTNIGDKLSDVTIFTASGQPVLFKDLWDQNEGVAVVAFLRHFGCFCCWELASALKEAKPKFDSAGVKLIAVGVGTPDRARILAERVPFPMDSLYADPERKAYDVLGLYYGLGRTFFNPASAKVFSRLDKVKKAMENYTIKATPDDTSSVLQQGGMFVFKGKQLLYARKDEGTGDHAPLDDIFDVCCKTPVA
- the LOC105777051 gene encoding short-chain dehydrogenase ptmH, yielding MHEPKVVLVTGCAKGGIGYEYCRAFAEQDCRVIASDIPRRKDDMLDFGSDKIEMEELDVSSDESVSSVVNGIISKYGHIDVLVNNAGIGSTGPLAELPLDAIRKAWEINALGQLRMVQQVVPHMASRRRGVIVNVGSIVGKVPTPWAGSYCSSKATVHAMTNTLRVELRPFGIDTVLVMPGSVRSNFGNSSLERLGNHDWKLYKEFKKAIAERARASQGSKATDATMFARHVVKKVLSPKPPKQIVFGHMTGLFAVLSLSPLWVRDMFFRTRFNLNKKV